One stretch of Hymenobacter chitinivorans DSM 11115 DNA includes these proteins:
- a CDS encoding organic hydroperoxide resistance protein: MKIEKIFTAQALAKGGRDGHVTTNNNVLDIDLSTPKEMGGPGKAGATNPEQLFAAGYAACFEGALGVAARQAKVKLEGVTVEAFIGFGKAEDGGYGISADLHVNIPGIEQAQAEQLVEAAHGICPYSRATKGNIEVTLSTTTNA, translated from the coding sequence ATGAAAATCGAAAAAATCTTCACCGCTCAAGCCCTGGCCAAAGGTGGCCGCGACGGTCATGTAACCACCAACAACAACGTGCTGGACATCGACCTGAGCACGCCCAAGGAAATGGGCGGCCCCGGCAAGGCGGGAGCTACCAACCCTGAGCAGCTGTTTGCTGCCGGCTACGCGGCCTGCTTCGAAGGCGCCCTGGGGGTGGCCGCCCGCCAGGCCAAGGTGAAGCTGGAAGGCGTGACGGTGGAAGCTTTCATCGGCTTCGGTAAGGCCGAAGACGGCGGCTACGGCATTTCGGCCGACCTGCACGTGAACATTCCCGGTATCGAGCAGGCCCAGGCCGAGCAGCTGGTGGAAGCCGCCCACGGCATTTGCCCCTACTCGCGCGCTACCAAAGGCAACATCGAGGTAACGCTGAGCACGACGACCAACGCGTAG
- a CDS encoding MarR family winged helix-turn-helix transcriptional regulator translates to MSNPAASSSSADALLQLDNQLCFPLYAVSRMLTKAYQPYLQALDLTYPQYLVFLLLWEHDELTVKELGEKLLLDSGTLTPLLKRMEQKQWLSRRRDPRDERSVLIRLEPAGRALREPACHIPERLFQHLGMTSAEFDTLRAQLNTLLTRLS, encoded by the coding sequence ATGAGCAACCCCGCCGCTTCCTCTTCTTCCGCCGATGCCCTGCTGCAGCTTGATAATCAGCTGTGCTTCCCGCTGTACGCCGTGTCGCGGATGCTGACCAAAGCCTACCAGCCCTACCTGCAGGCCCTCGACCTGACCTACCCACAGTATCTGGTGTTCCTGCTGCTGTGGGAACACGACGAGCTGACGGTCAAGGAGCTGGGGGAGAAGCTGCTGCTCGATTCGGGCACGCTCACGCCCCTGCTCAAGCGCATGGAGCAGAAGCAGTGGCTCAGCCGCCGCCGCGACCCGCGCGACGAACGGTCGGTGCTTATCCGCCTCGAGCCAGCGGGCCGGGCCCTGCGCGAGCCGGCCTGCCACATTCCCGAGCGGCTGTTTCAGCACCTGGGCATGACTTCGGCTGAATTTGACACCCTGCGCGCCCAACTCAACACGCTTTTAACCCGGCTGTCGTAA
- a CDS encoding rhodanese-like domain-containing protein — protein sequence MNDITPEELKQRQAAGETPIILDVREPWENEEGRIEGSQNIPLGTLPDKIAELEDHKDAEIIVHCKGGGRSATAKALLTQHGFSHVRNLLGGYNAYKAQ from the coding sequence ATGAACGACATCACCCCCGAAGAGCTGAAGCAGCGGCAGGCCGCCGGCGAAACCCCCATTATCCTGGACGTGCGCGAGCCTTGGGAAAATGAGGAAGGCCGCATCGAAGGCAGCCAGAACATTCCGCTCGGCACCCTGCCCGATAAAATTGCCGAATTGGAAGACCACAAAGACGCCGAAATCATTGTGCACTGCAAGGGCGGCGGCCGCTCGGCCACGGCCAAGGCTCTGCTCACCCAACACGGTTTCAGCCACGTGCGCAACCTGCTCGGCGGCTACAATGCCTATAAGGCCCAGTAG
- a CDS encoding T9SS type A sorting domain-containing protein, translating into MTRSLRLLSALLLGAGLLPLTVPTTARAQVPGALPADPSRSPAPGSAPAAARPAALSLPFFDDFSTQPEGAPSPQRWEAGGGVLVNNRFVLAPPSRGAATFDGLNAKGLPRGSFFSDTDTLTSLPIDLSGLKTSDNAYLSFFWQAGNIVSAPTTASSSRPVFIQLEFLGNGGPDDWQLIWTQRSQGRRTGFQQLLFPVTDPRFLHADFRFRFHTSGNQSNVDNDDAWSIDYVRLDRNRSATDSTNRDIATSRPLGSLLKRYTSMPVWQYNASANPSAELNDVISTTVNNLGPGPASTPVDWLGTLQVLPGGPVATTAKTGKPLDPGSRQTPVVVDARPLAIPLTPEEKVLRHSIYLLTGEAATAPTVRNDTISRLTELRNYYAYDDGTPEATLSIERFSTTGLRYRAHRYDLNKPDQVRSLRLYPILPAAAGRVITVNVWDDQGGKPAAQPKATQSFTIPAALPAGQKFMEIFFAAPVPVSGAFYVGYGHGQYGNSVVPFGLDLNNAPPEGYFLKNTFGVWENASFDFSSVGGAPAGAVMMRPVMTNNVAVSATADAQTAAAYSLYPNPSRGLVQVQGSYRQAAVLDALGRTVWTQPAAELGQPELNLQHLPGGVYVVQLTLPSGLLVNKRLVLAR; encoded by the coding sequence ATGACCCGTTCCTTACGTCTTTTATCAGCCCTGCTGCTCGGCGCCGGCCTATTACCCCTAACAGTACCGACGACGGCCCGGGCCCAGGTGCCCGGCGCCTTGCCCGCCGACCCCAGCCGGAGTCCGGCGCCGGGTAGCGCCCCTGCAGCGGCCCGGCCCGCCGCGCTCAGCCTACCCTTTTTCGACGACTTTTCTACCCAGCCCGAAGGGGCCCCCAGCCCGCAGCGCTGGGAAGCCGGCGGCGGCGTACTGGTCAACAACCGCTTCGTGCTGGCGCCCCCGTCGCGCGGGGCAGCTACCTTCGACGGACTCAACGCCAAGGGTTTGCCTCGGGGCAGCTTTTTCAGCGACACCGACACGCTCACCTCCCTGCCCATCGATTTGAGTGGACTCAAGACGAGCGACAATGCCTACCTGAGCTTTTTCTGGCAGGCCGGCAACATCGTGTCGGCCCCGACGACGGCCAGCAGCTCCCGGCCGGTGTTTATCCAGCTCGAATTCCTGGGCAACGGTGGGCCCGACGACTGGCAGCTGATCTGGACCCAGCGCAGCCAGGGCCGGCGCACGGGCTTCCAGCAGTTGCTCTTCCCAGTTACCGACCCGCGCTTTCTGCACGCGGATTTCCGCTTCCGATTTCATACCTCCGGCAACCAGAGCAACGTGGACAACGACGACGCCTGGAGCATCGACTACGTGCGCCTGGACCGCAACCGCTCGGCCACCGACTCCACCAACCGCGACATTGCCACGAGCCGGCCGCTGGGCAGCCTACTCAAGCGCTACACCAGCATGCCGGTGTGGCAGTACAACGCCAGCGCGAATCCCAGCGCGGAGCTGAACGACGTTATCAGCACTACCGTCAACAACCTCGGGCCCGGCCCGGCCAGCACGCCCGTCGACTGGCTCGGCACGCTGCAAGTGCTGCCCGGTGGCCCGGTAGCTACCACCGCCAAAACGGGCAAGCCCCTGGACCCCGGTAGCCGGCAGACGCCAGTGGTCGTGGATGCCCGCCCGCTGGCTATTCCGCTGACGCCGGAGGAAAAAGTGCTGCGCCACTCTATTTATCTGCTCACCGGGGAAGCCGCCACCGCCCCAACCGTGCGCAACGACACCATTTCGCGGCTTACCGAGCTGCGTAATTACTACGCCTACGACGACGGCACCCCGGAAGCCACGCTCAGCATCGAGCGGTTTTCGACCACCGGCCTGCGCTACCGGGCCCACCGCTACGACCTCAACAAGCCCGACCAGGTCCGCAGCCTGCGCCTCTACCCGATTCTGCCCGCCGCCGCCGGCCGCGTGATTACCGTCAACGTCTGGGATGACCAGGGTGGCAAGCCCGCCGCCCAGCCCAAGGCTACCCAGAGCTTCACGATTCCGGCCGCGCTGCCCGCCGGCCAGAAGTTTATGGAAATCTTCTTTGCCGCGCCGGTACCGGTATCGGGCGCCTTCTACGTGGGCTACGGGCACGGGCAGTACGGCAATTCAGTAGTGCCCTTCGGCCTGGATTTGAACAATGCCCCGCCCGAAGGCTATTTCCTCAAAAACACATTTGGAGTGTGGGAAAACGCCTCGTTCGACTTCTCCAGCGTGGGCGGCGCCCCGGCCGGGGCCGTCATGATGCGTCCGGTGATGACCAACAACGTAGCCGTCAGCGCCACCGCCGACGCCCAAACGGCCGCCGCCTACTCGCTCTACCCCAACCCCAGCCGCGGCCTAGTGCAAGTGCAGGGTAGCTACCGGCAAGCCGCCGTACTCGACGCCCTGGGCCGCACCGTCTGGACCCAGCCCGCCGCGGAACTGGGCCAGCCGGAACTGAACCTGCAGCACCTGCCCGGCGGCGTTTACGTCGTGCAGCTTACCTTGCCTAGTGGGCTGTTGGTCAACAAGCGCCTGGTGCTGGCCCGCTAA
- a CDS encoding PASTA domain-containing protein: MSFLKSDTPVDVLKHLLVIGAAGALLLFGFFFVYLPITTNHGETIVVPKITGMKQEALEDYLDERNLRYFVDDSSYNPSIAPFTVLTQDPAPGERVKEDRKIYISVSMKNPPVIKMPKLVDGSQKNAQMILSSYGLMVGKIIKVPDLAQNAVLKQMVNGKEIAPGAPIAKGTSVDLVVGDGQGNQEFPVPNVVNMPQDEAATLLVGQGLQVGEIFYQPAEEGQLEGTVVKQRPVATPGATIRMGQLVDLWIAGDAPLKTVQ; this comes from the coding sequence ATGTCATTTCTTAAATCAGATACGCCCGTTGACGTTCTCAAGCACCTGCTGGTGATTGGGGCCGCGGGGGCGCTGCTGCTGTTCGGCTTCTTCTTCGTCTACCTGCCCATCACTACCAACCACGGCGAAACCATCGTGGTGCCCAAGATTACGGGCATGAAACAGGAGGCCCTGGAAGACTACCTCGACGAGCGGAACCTGCGCTACTTCGTCGACGACAGCAGCTACAACCCCAGCATTGCGCCCTTCACGGTGCTGACTCAGGACCCAGCCCCGGGCGAGCGGGTTAAGGAAGACCGCAAAATCTACATCTCGGTGAGCATGAAAAACCCGCCGGTGATAAAGATGCCCAAGCTGGTGGACGGCTCCCAGAAAAACGCCCAGATGATTTTGAGCAGCTACGGCCTGATGGTGGGCAAAATCATCAAGGTGCCCGATTTGGCCCAGAACGCGGTGCTCAAGCAGATGGTGAACGGGAAGGAAATTGCTCCCGGCGCCCCCATTGCCAAAGGCACCAGCGTGGATCTGGTGGTCGGCGACGGACAGGGCAACCAGGAGTTCCCGGTGCCCAACGTGGTGAACATGCCCCAGGATGAGGCTGCCACGCTGCTCGTGGGCCAGGGCCTGCAGGTAGGCGAAATTTTCTATCAGCCCGCCGAGGAAGGCCAGCTCGAAGGAACTGTGGTGAAGCAGCGGCCCGTGGCTACGCCCGGCGCCACCATCCGCATGGGCCAGCTCGTGGACCTCTGGATTGCCGGCGACGCCCCGCTCAAAACGGTACAGTAA
- a CDS encoding D-alanine--D-alanine ligase family protein, whose product MKIGIFFGGPSREREISFAGGRTVYDNLDKALFQAVPIFVDSRGNFILLDWHYIYKGTIRDFYPPVSALPDSRHKLQVYLESLGELSSDEQDKIISEVGRRVQPAELRELMDFAFLALHGPGGEDGAIQGLLEWYGIPYSGSGVLPSAFGIDKIAQKKLLKALNRPTPDYRVLTAEEWDSAASQPAILDYLVRELGLPLVFKAPRQGSSIGISILREANAAAFARAVERSLFRKTVTREEWARLGEQDKIAWVQHLTDIRDGIGLPVVVVSSQLSVVSEGVNQNDLTTDNQQLTTIYHPEALLNTLTERLQTADSVLLTNVDGEAQVLVESFVAGREFSCIVVEDPSGNPLALPPTEIVKGEEMFDYRSKYLPGLSRKITPIDLPEAEIQRIREACEEMFRTFGFQVYARIDGFITGTNQHDLTTNNQQPTTNIFLNDPNTTSGMLPASFFFHQAAEIGLNPSQFLTYLIRTSLAARRRAGMKPVHLGGLLRQLDEAVASRQHEEKQRTKVAVIMGGYSSERHISVESGRNIYEKLSSSVKYEPVPVFLTGNSQEFRLYVLPINVMLKDNADDIREKIEYAEAGHALHPVLERIRQEAGAITSTYAGQATAQPRRLSFEELAHEVDEVFIALHGRPGEDGALQKQLEQYGLPYNGSGVESSSITINKFETNRRLREAGLRVAEHRMAARLEWEADAESFYRSLETQFAYPFIAKPADDGCSSAVKKIKNRAELEAFCQLIFRDQEDLMPEPATVLNLGFKEEFPQKDAFLVETLISRDGAKHFLEVTGGLLTHWKENGQLEIEVFEASEALAGGEVLSLEEKFLAGEGQNITPARYAPEAQERQRISDEVKAELKRVAEVLNIQGYARIDAFVRVRETGAVEVIIIEVNSLPGMTPATCIFHQTALNGYTPYDFIDRILEFGKKRAENLELRA is encoded by the coding sequence ATGAAAATAGGCATCTTCTTCGGCGGCCCGTCGCGTGAGCGGGAAATTTCCTTTGCGGGCGGCCGCACGGTATATGATAACCTGGACAAGGCTTTGTTCCAGGCCGTTCCCATCTTCGTGGACAGCCGCGGCAACTTCATTCTGCTCGACTGGCACTACATCTACAAGGGCACCATCCGCGACTTTTACCCACCCGTTTCGGCCCTGCCCGACTCCCGCCACAAGCTCCAGGTGTACCTGGAAAGCCTGGGCGAGCTGAGTTCGGACGAGCAGGACAAAATTATCAGCGAAGTAGGCCGGCGCGTGCAGCCCGCGGAGCTGCGCGAGCTGATGGACTTTGCTTTCCTGGCCTTGCACGGCCCCGGTGGGGAGGATGGCGCCATTCAGGGCCTGCTCGAATGGTACGGCATCCCCTACTCGGGCTCCGGCGTGCTGCCCTCGGCGTTTGGCATTGATAAGATTGCCCAGAAAAAGCTGCTCAAGGCCCTGAACCGCCCCACCCCCGACTACCGCGTGCTGACCGCTGAGGAATGGGACTCGGCCGCCAGCCAGCCGGCCATTCTGGACTACCTGGTGCGCGAGCTGGGCTTGCCGCTGGTGTTCAAAGCGCCGCGTCAGGGCTCCAGCATCGGTATCAGCATCCTGCGCGAGGCCAACGCCGCTGCGTTTGCCCGCGCCGTGGAGCGCAGCCTGTTCCGCAAAACCGTGACCCGCGAGGAGTGGGCCCGCCTGGGCGAGCAGGACAAGATTGCCTGGGTCCAGCACCTGACCGACATCCGCGACGGTATCGGCCTGCCGGTGGTAGTTGTTAGTTCTCAGTTGTCAGTTGTTAGTGAAGGAGTAAATCAGAACGACCTAACAACTGACAACCAACAACTAACAACTATCTACCACCCCGAGGCGCTGCTGAACACGCTCACCGAGCGGCTGCAAACGGCCGATTCGGTACTGCTGACCAACGTGGACGGCGAGGCCCAGGTGCTGGTCGAGTCGTTCGTGGCCGGCCGCGAGTTTTCGTGCATCGTGGTAGAAGACCCCAGCGGCAACCCGCTGGCCTTGCCGCCCACCGAGATTGTGAAGGGCGAGGAAATGTTCGACTACCGCTCGAAGTACCTGCCCGGTTTGTCGCGCAAAATCACCCCCATCGATCTGCCCGAGGCCGAAATTCAGCGCATCCGGGAGGCCTGCGAGGAAATGTTCCGCACCTTCGGCTTCCAGGTCTACGCCCGCATCGACGGATTCATTACTGGCACCAACCAGCACGACCTAACCACGAACAACCAGCAACCAACAACTAATATCTTCCTCAACGACCCGAACACCACCTCGGGCATGTTGCCGGCTTCGTTCTTCTTCCACCAGGCCGCCGAAATCGGCCTGAATCCGTCGCAGTTCCTCACCTACCTGATTCGTACCTCGTTGGCCGCCCGGCGCCGGGCCGGCATGAAGCCCGTGCACCTCGGCGGCCTGCTCCGGCAGCTCGACGAGGCCGTGGCCTCGCGCCAGCATGAGGAAAAGCAACGCACCAAGGTGGCCGTGATTATGGGCGGCTACTCATCGGAGCGCCACATTTCGGTGGAGAGTGGGCGCAACATCTACGAGAAGCTCAGCTCCAGCGTGAAGTACGAGCCGGTGCCCGTCTTTCTGACCGGCAACAGCCAGGAGTTCCGCCTTTATGTGCTGCCCATCAACGTGATGCTCAAGGACAACGCCGACGACATCCGGGAGAAAATAGAGTACGCCGAGGCCGGGCACGCCCTGCACCCGGTGCTGGAGCGGATTCGCCAGGAGGCCGGCGCCATTACCAGCACCTACGCCGGGCAGGCCACGGCCCAGCCCCGCCGCCTGTCGTTCGAGGAGCTGGCCCACGAGGTGGATGAGGTCTTCATTGCCCTGCACGGCCGCCCCGGCGAGGACGGCGCCCTGCAGAAGCAGTTGGAGCAGTATGGCCTGCCTTACAACGGCTCGGGTGTGGAAAGCAGCAGCATCACCATCAACAAGTTTGAGACGAACCGCCGCCTGCGCGAAGCCGGCCTGCGCGTGGCCGAGCACCGCATGGCCGCCCGCCTGGAGTGGGAAGCCGACGCCGAAAGCTTCTATCGCAGCCTGGAAACGCAGTTTGCCTATCCCTTCATTGCCAAGCCCGCCGACGACGGCTGCTCCTCGGCCGTGAAGAAAATCAAGAACCGCGCGGAGCTCGAAGCCTTTTGCCAGCTCATCTTCCGCGACCAGGAAGACCTCATGCCCGAGCCCGCCACCGTGCTGAACCTGGGCTTCAAGGAGGAATTCCCCCAGAAGGATGCTTTCCTGGTTGAAACCCTGATTTCGCGCGACGGCGCCAAGCACTTCCTGGAAGTAACCGGCGGCCTGCTCACCCACTGGAAAGAAAACGGCCAACTGGAAATCGAGGTATTTGAAGCCTCTGAAGCCCTGGCTGGCGGCGAAGTACTGAGTCTGGAGGAGAAGTTCCTGGCCGGCGAAGGTCAGAACATCACCCCCGCCCGTTACGCCCCCGAGGCCCAGGAGCGGCAGCGCATTTCCGACGAGGTGAAAGCCGAGCTCAAGCGCGTGGCCGAAGTGCTCAACATTCAGGGTTACGCCCGCATCGACGCCTTCGTGCGGGTGCGCGAAACCGGTGCCGTAGAGGTTATCATTATCGAGGTTAACTCCCTGCCCGGCATGACGCCCGCCACCTGCATCTTCCACCAAACAGCCCTCAACGGCTACACGCCCTACGACTTCATCGACCGGATTCTGGAATTTGGCAAAAAGAGAGCTGAGAACTTAGAACTCAGAGCTTAG
- a CDS encoding phosphoglycerate kinase, whose product MKTLDQYNFAGKRAVVRVDFNVPLDADLRITDDTRIRMATPTIRKILSDGGSVVLLSHMGRPKGGPDTKNSLRNLVARLEQEYGTTVRFGGDVIGPEAAQLAANLQPGEILLLDNVRFYAEEEKGDAGFAQKLAQLGDVYVNDAFGAAHRKHASTAVMAQYFTPENRVAGYLLQSELDNAHKVLTNPERPFTAIMGGAKISDKILIIEQMLDKVDYLLIGGGMAYTFAVAQGGSIGNSLLEADKVELAANLIEKAKQKGVQLVLPVDSMITDRFANDSDVDVAGNLDIPAGWMGLDIGPESRETFADIIRQSKTILWNGPMGVFEMSNFAVGTEFVARAIAQATAGGAFSLIGGGDSAAAVNQLGFADQVSYISTGGGALLEYMEGKELPGVAALEGR is encoded by the coding sequence ATGAAAACTCTGGATCAGTACAACTTTGCCGGCAAGCGGGCCGTGGTGCGCGTCGATTTCAACGTGCCCCTCGATGCCGACCTGCGCATCACCGACGACACCCGCATCCGGATGGCCACCCCGACCATCCGCAAAATCCTCAGTGACGGCGGCTCGGTGGTGCTGCTCTCGCACATGGGCCGGCCCAAGGGCGGCCCCGATACCAAGAACTCGCTGCGCAACCTGGTGGCCCGCCTCGAGCAGGAGTACGGCACCACGGTGCGCTTCGGCGGCGACGTCATCGGGCCGGAGGCGGCCCAGCTGGCCGCCAATTTGCAGCCCGGCGAAATCCTGCTGCTGGACAACGTGCGCTTCTACGCCGAAGAGGAAAAAGGCGACGCCGGCTTTGCGCAGAAGCTCGCCCAGCTCGGCGACGTGTACGTGAACGACGCCTTCGGGGCGGCCCACCGCAAGCACGCCTCCACGGCCGTTATGGCCCAGTACTTTACCCCCGAAAACCGCGTGGCCGGCTACCTGCTGCAAAGCGAACTGGACAACGCCCACAAGGTGCTCACCAACCCCGAGCGGCCCTTCACGGCCATCATGGGCGGGGCCAAGATTTCCGACAAAATCCTCATTATCGAGCAGATGCTCGATAAAGTAGACTACCTGCTCATCGGCGGCGGCATGGCCTACACCTTCGCCGTGGCCCAGGGCGGCAGCATCGGCAACTCGCTGCTGGAGGCCGACAAAGTGGAGCTGGCCGCCAACCTCATCGAGAAGGCCAAGCAGAAAGGCGTGCAGCTGGTACTGCCCGTGGATAGCATGATTACCGACCGGTTTGCCAACGATTCCGACGTGGACGTGGCCGGCAACCTCGACATTCCCGCCGGCTGGATGGGCCTCGACATCGGCCCCGAGTCGCGCGAGACGTTTGCCGATATTATCCGCCAGTCGAAAACCATCCTCTGGAACGGCCCGATGGGCGTGTTTGAGATGTCAAACTTCGCCGTGGGTACCGAGTTTGTGGCCCGCGCCATTGCTCAAGCCACTGCTGGCGGCGCCTTCAGCCTCATCGGCGGCGGCGACTCGGCGGCGGCCGTCAACCAGCTCGGCTTCGCCGACCAGGTATCCTACATTTCCACCGGCGGCGGCGCGCTGCTCGAGTACATGGAAGGCAAGGAACTGCCCGGCGTAGCTGCCCTGGAAGGCCGCTAG
- a CDS encoding site-2 protease family protein has translation MPSLPLPEVPAPESSAPLLEFDRYERPEPPRWRVYALHLLLFVLTLATTTLAGAEWSTNKYFFTQYSIDDPRAVFRLGGWLSQAEILRGLWFSVPFLGVLTVHEFGHYFTARYYRVRATLPFYIPFFTGAFGTIGTFGAVIRIKDRIFSRREFFDIGLAGPLAGFLVAVPVLIYGFTHLPVLPPPGSEQLLDHTDFDYALTLSRPLLYHLLEFWFADPTRLPAPMDLPQNPVLLAGSLALFFTALNLLPIGQLDGGHILYGLLGFRRFNRLSVIFFVGFIFYAGLGLFTFERDWQTWLYGGVPYLIYLYLVFRRAVPTVRRTLLLLLSVLAGQLALTLAVPGIVGNPGWLVFGLLLGRFTGIFHPPAPNEQPLSVGRKVLGWLMLAIFVLCFSPSPFTFS, from the coding sequence GTGCCTTCCCTCCCGCTGCCTGAAGTCCCCGCCCCTGAGTCGTCGGCGCCCCTCCTGGAGTTCGACCGCTACGAGCGGCCCGAGCCCCCGCGCTGGCGCGTATACGCGCTGCACCTGCTGCTGTTTGTGCTCACCCTGGCCACCACCACCCTGGCCGGGGCTGAATGGAGTACGAACAAGTATTTTTTCACCCAGTACTCGATTGACGACCCGCGGGCCGTTTTCCGGCTCGGCGGCTGGCTGAGCCAAGCCGAAATTCTGCGCGGGCTCTGGTTTTCGGTGCCGTTTCTGGGCGTGCTGACCGTGCACGAGTTTGGCCATTACTTCACGGCCCGCTACTACCGGGTGCGGGCCACGCTGCCCTTCTACATTCCCTTTTTCACCGGCGCCTTTGGCACCATCGGTACGTTCGGGGCCGTAATTCGCATCAAGGACCGGATATTCTCCCGGCGGGAGTTCTTCGATATCGGGCTGGCCGGGCCGCTGGCGGGCTTTCTGGTGGCCGTGCCGGTGCTTATCTACGGCTTTACCCACCTGCCGGTCCTGCCCCCGCCGGGGTCGGAGCAGCTGCTCGACCATACCGACTTCGACTACGCCCTGACCCTGAGCCGGCCCCTGCTCTACCACCTGCTGGAGTTTTGGTTTGCCGACCCCACGCGCCTGCCCGCCCCCATGGACTTGCCCCAGAATCCGGTGCTGCTGGCTGGCTCCCTGGCCTTGTTTTTCACGGCCCTCAACCTGCTGCCTATCGGGCAGCTCGACGGGGGGCACATCTTGTACGGGCTACTGGGCTTCCGGCGCTTCAACCGCCTGTCGGTCATCTTCTTCGTGGGCTTTATCTTCTACGCGGGCCTGGGCTTGTTCACCTTCGAGCGGGACTGGCAAACCTGGCTCTACGGCGGGGTGCCCTACCTGATTTACCTCTACCTGGTGTTTCGCCGGGCCGTGCCCACCGTGCGGCGCACCCTGCTGCTGCTGCTGAGCGTGCTGGCCGGGCAGCTGGCCCTCACGCTGGCCGTGCCCGGCATCGTGGGCAACCCCGGCTGGCTGGTATTCGGGTTGTTGCTGGGCCGCTTCACGGGTATTTTTCATCCGCCGGCGCCCAATGAGCAGCCCCTGAGTGTGGGCCGTAAGGTGCTGGGCTGGCTGATGCTTGCTATTTTTGTGCTGTGTTTTTCGCCTTCGCCTTTTACGTTTTCCTAA
- a CDS encoding HAD family hydrolase, whose translation MSTKKPNLLFDFGGVIININYQLTVDAMRSLSRASSTIEFNQQSQSELFDHMETGRLTPPEFRDGLRRHYDLEATDEQLDAAWNAMLLDVPAERLAFIAELRAQGHQTALLSNTNQIHIEEINRRLQQQYGLVHGIADCLDRVFYSQQVGLRKPGTEIFEHALREMNWKAEETLFIEDSIQHIETARRLGLPTLFLAPPLTLTDALPAAIRAFPPAA comes from the coding sequence ATGTCAACAAAAAAGCCTAACCTGCTCTTCGATTTTGGCGGGGTCATTATCAATATCAACTACCAGCTGACCGTGGACGCCATGCGCAGCCTGAGTCGGGCCAGCAGCACCATCGAGTTCAACCAGCAAAGCCAGTCGGAGCTGTTTGACCACATGGAAACTGGCCGCCTCACCCCACCGGAGTTTCGGGACGGCCTGCGCCGGCATTACGACCTGGAAGCCACCGACGAGCAGCTGGACGCGGCCTGGAACGCCATGCTGCTCGACGTGCCGGCCGAGCGGCTGGCTTTTATTGCCGAGCTGCGCGCCCAGGGCCACCAGACGGCCCTGCTCAGCAACACCAACCAGATTCACATCGAGGAAATCAACCGGCGGCTGCAGCAGCAGTACGGGCTGGTTCACGGCATTGCCGACTGCCTCGACCGGGTCTTTTACTCCCAGCAGGTGGGGTTGCGCAAGCCGGGCACCGAGATTTTTGAGCACGCCCTGCGCGAAATGAACTGGAAGGCCGAGGAAACGTTGTTTATTGAGGACAGCATCCAGCACATCGAAACGGCCCGGCGCCTGGGGCTGCCCACGCTGTTTCTGGCCCCGCCCCTTACCCTCACCGACGCCCTTCCCGCTGCCATCCGTGCCTTCCCTCCCGCTGCCTGA